One genomic region from Halococcus agarilyticus encodes:
- a CDS encoding DUF302 domain-containing protein, which produces MTAESDASVPATVERIEGRIEEKGLTLVTTVDHAANAASVGMELPPTTLLIFGNPNVGTPLMQASQTAGIDLPQKMLVYEDEDGRTNVVYNSPGYLAARHDITDQDERLSTIGNALAAIAGGNVDRSGADPSALLGDGNGLATVSGGESVAATVSRIESTLESNEAISLVTTVDHAANADSVGMDLRPTTLLIFGNPQLGTPLMRASRTTGIDLPQKLLIYEDEGGAVRVAYNDPQYVAERHGITGQNERLATIENALRSIASGQ; this is translated from the coding sequence GCTGACCCTCGTGACGACCGTCGACCACGCCGCGAACGCCGCCTCGGTCGGGATGGAGCTCCCGCCCACGACGCTGCTGATCTTCGGCAACCCGAACGTCGGCACGCCGCTGATGCAGGCGAGCCAAACAGCCGGCATCGACCTACCGCAGAAGATGCTGGTCTACGAGGACGAAGACGGCCGAACGAACGTGGTCTACAACAGTCCGGGGTATCTCGCGGCACGACACGACATCACCGATCAGGACGAGCGCCTCTCGACCATCGGGAACGCCCTCGCGGCAATCGCCGGCGGGAACGTCGACCGCTCCGGAGCCGACCCCAGTGCGCTTCTCGGTGACGGCAACGGTCTTGCGACCGTCTCCGGTGGCGAGAGCGTGGCAGCGACCGTCTCGCGCATCGAGAGCACGCTCGAATCGAACGAGGCGATCTCGCTCGTGACGACCGTCGATCACGCCGCGAACGCCGACTCGGTGGGAATGGATCTCCGACCGACGACGCTGCTGATCTTCGGCAACCCGCAGCTCGGAACGCCGCTGATGCGGGCCAGCCGGACCACCGGGATCGACCTTCCACAGAAGCTACTGATCTACGAGGACGAGGGCGGGGCGGTCAGGGTGGCGTACAACGATCCGCAGTACGTCGCCGAGCGCCACGGAATTACGGGCCAGAACGAACGCCTGGCGACGATCGAGAACGCGCTCCGGTCGATCGCCAGCGGGCAGTAG